Proteins from a single region of Neodiprion virginianus isolate iyNeoVirg1 chromosome 4, iyNeoVirg1.1, whole genome shotgun sequence:
- the LOC124302594 gene encoding sterol regulatory element-binding protein cleavage-activating protein isoform X2 — protein sequence MSRSLPDRVAGLYYAHGLFCSSHPVAVISLAISVVLLCCYPLVNLPMPGNAPRTIINQTEVPVNGSETPALYVQQVTLRVGVVPWTEDLSLTDAFRGPLYEIFNLLEIIRNYQDPETLKTLGQVCLHVEAVKRRNAKKPDVLPEYNCLVLSPANLWQQSLELFNQDTNLINTIYSYQNLQKSKISLAEIMFGMSLKETGIKRYPIRVRQRVIQYAVTIVLKEHDPRFIKGLKHRLTMYYPLHQSPDKNSSYTLPVDETLHVFYPGEFNYCDFFPLVMTFFALFLYVYFSVRKIELIKSKIGMAFSASITVAASLSMSVGLCFFFGLTLSLSGKEIFPYLVLVVGLENVLVLTKSVVSTPAHLDVKIRVAQGLSKEGWSITKNLLTEVTILTIGLFTFVPAIQEFCIFAIVGLLNDFFLQMVFFSTILAIDIRRTELSSDTSRFHLPNGPSMRRQQFTTFQNKKGNMFRSKSHPRLNGLVSNGPTNVVAPNTQNTPTLVKIPKRLRLVHFWARTRIFQRAFMVWMVVWISMIIYNSGIIEHLIRLSDPSKHEADIDGYTLDRPRTVNNYIEFNTVKPLFTSSSTLPPNHLNDQSPLSNNITEELNKLRPVDFPPWNRLSLYHWSSIHSLYNISLAGEQISILPTIKLAHAVNPQLARQISNPNDIQQFQWQSLATAALDPLDFSDMEVPTRSEGRGFNAPFVPSSPMEIFLAALLCLISVIVVAYTMVVLYRCICSRNYAEWRASWHQQEKSNDSVTQLVMEAVPLVLEGHTQEVECIATDGNTIASVCLAGHIRVWDSISGEQLAHIDRKQFFGNSAKDLNQTIPDSEELMSDYESGSPPSRGEMETANSYGLYSNLSGAQVRKRNEGMSYDVRHSPGSSLDYDYQINEYSPEKQSELMRRSIDSSFNFPDLRSTINTNFSAMKYSPVQKNYEQGFDFGDRYKQLFEEHRKSIDEIQKSEISERLTLPNNRLNNTESISSVNSLGTDKTVQITSQNVSPIWCIDYQENLIVVGCANGNLEFWEGTTGLLKCIFDDGSGLGISAIKFIGNRVVAAKLNGSLDFFQLEIYNRGQHMDWCTTSYRRTHNRTRSAGSPMDMDNFIPTEDNLRCMKIGSHRAHQQPITVLDSEGGRVLTGSQDHTLKVYRLEDQLPLYTLHGHCGPISCLFIDRVSPMTSGSGSQDGLLCVWDLLTV from the exons ATGTCCCGCAGCCTGCCGGACAGAGTGGCAGGGCTTTATTATGCCCACGGCCTATTCTGTTCATCGCATCCCGTTGCCGTAATTTCATTGGCAATATCTGTCGTTTTGCTATGCTG CTATCCTCTCGTGAATCTTCCTATGCCAGGAAATGCTCCCCGAACAATAATAAACCAAACAGAGGTGCCTGTTAACGGTTCGGAAACCCCTGCATTATACGTGCAACAAGTAACATTGAGGGTGGGAGTTGTCCCATGGACCGAAGACCTCAGCTTGACGGATGCATTCAGAGGACCGctttatgaaatatttaatttattggAAATCATTCGAAACTATCAGGACCCAGAAAC acTAAAGACCCTTGGTCAGGTTTGCCTCCACGTCGAGGCTGTGAAACGAAGAAATGCCAAAAAACCAGATGTTCTACCGGAATACAACTGCCTTGTTTTGTCACCTGCAAATCTATGGCAGCAAAGTTTGGAGCTCTTCAATCAGGACACCAATCTTATCAACACTATTTACTCGTATCAG AATCTGCAAAAGAGCAAGATCAGCCTTGCAGAAATAATGTTTGGCATGAGCCTGAAAGAGACCGGAATAAAACGTTATCCTATTCGCGTCAGGCAACGAGTAATTCAATACGCCGTGACAATTGTTCTCAAAGAACACGATCCTCG ATTCATAAAAGGATTGAAACATCGACTAACAATGTACTATCCTCTTCATCAGTCGCcagataaaaattcatcatatACGCTACCAGTTGACGAGACATTGCACGTATTTTATCCTGGTGAATTCAATTACTGCGATTTCTTTCCGCTTGTCATGACATTTTTTGCcttatttttatacgtttatttttCTGTTCGTAAAATCGAGCTGATTAAGTCTAAAATTGGGATGGCGTTCAGTGCGAGTATTACAGTCGCTGCTTCCTTATCAATGAGCGTTGGATTGTGTTTCTTTTTCGGATTGACTCTCAGCCTGAgtggaaaagaaatatttccgtACTTAGTTCTGGTCGTTGGGCTAGAGAACGTACTGGTTCTGACAAAGAGCGTCGTTAGCACACCGGCTCATCTAGACGTGAAAATCCGCGTTGCTCAGGGCTTATCGAAGGAAGGCTGGTCAATAACTAAGAACCTATTAACTGAGGTCACTATCTTGACCATTGGATTATTTACATTCGTTCCGGCCATTCaagaattttgtattttcgcCATTGTCGGATTACTGAACGATTTCTTCCTTCAGatggtatttttttccaccattcTCGCAATAGACATCAGGAGAACCGAGCTGTCAAGCGATACGTCGAGATTTCATTTACCAAATGGTCCATCGATGCGTAGACAACAGTTCACAacatttcaaaacaaaaaaggcAACATGTTTCGCTCCAAATCACATCCAAGATTAAATGGCCTGGTCAGCAACGGCCCGACAAACGTCGTAGCCCCCAACACTCAAAACACTCCAACGCTTGTAAAGATACCAAAACGCTTGAGGCTTGTTCATTTTTGGGCAAGAACAAGgatttttcaaagagcattcATGGTTTGGATGGTAGTTTGGATCAGCATGATCATATACAACTCGGGTATCATTGAACACCTGATTAGATTGAGCGATCCGTCCAAACACGAAGCTGACATTGACGGATATACGCTTGATAGGCCACGGACGGTGAATAATTACATCGAATTCAACACTGTGAAACCTTTATTCACGTCGTCTTCGACACTTCCGCCAAATCATTTGAACGATCag AGTCCGTTATCAAACAATATTACCGAAGAGCTCAACAAGTTACGCCCTGTTGATTTTCCACCCTGGAATCGTTTGTCGTTGTACCACTGGTCGTCGATTCATTCATTGTACAACATATCGCTGGCTGGTGAACAAATATCGATACTTCCTACTATCAAGCTGGCTCATGCTGTAAACCCTCAGCTGGCTAGGCAAATAAGCAATCCAAATGACATACAGCAGTTCCAATGGCAAAGCCTCGCGACAGCTGCTCTTGACCCCTTGGATTTTTCAG ATATGGAAGTACCAACCAGATCTGAAGGACGAGGCTTTAATGCTCCTTTTGTGCCATCTAGTCCgatggaaatatttttggcaGCTTTGCTATGCCTGATCAGTGTAATAGTCGTCGCTTATACAATGGTAGTTCTCTATCGTTGTATTTGCAGCAGGAATTATGCAGAGTGGCGGGCTAGTTGGCACCAGCAAGAGAAGTCAAACGATTCCGTGACTCAACTCGTCATGGAAGCCGTGCCTTTGGTACTGGAAGGTCATACCCAAGAAGTCGAATGTATAGCAACAGACGGAAACACGATAGCCAGTGTATGCTTGGCTGGGCATATCAGAGTTTGGGATTCGATATCGGGAGAACAATTGGCTCACATAGACAGAAAGCAATTTTTCGGTAACTCCGCAAAGGATTTGAATCAGACGATTCCAGACTCTGAGGAGTTAATGTCAGATTACGAGAGCGGTTCCCCTCCATCCAGGGGCGAGATGGAAACTGCTAATTCTTACGGACTGTACTCAAATCTGAGCGGCGCTCAGGTGAGAAAAAGGAACGAGGGCATGTCGTACGACGTTAGGCATTCCCCTGGCTCTTCGCTGGACTACGACTATCAAATAAACGAATATAGTCCAGAAAAGCAGAGTGAGCTTATGCGCAGAAGTATTGACAGTAGCTTTAACTTCCCGGATTTAAGGTCGACCATAAACACCAACTTCTCTGCCATGAAATATTCACCCGTTCAAAAGAATTATGAACAGGGTTTTGACTTTGGCGATCGATATAAGCAACTGTTCGAGGAGCACAGGAAATCAATTGACGAAATTCAGAAGTCCGAAATTTCAGAGCGCCTTACTTTACCCAACAATCGATTGAACAATACTGAATCGATTAGCAGCGTCAATTCATTGGGTACAGATAAAACGGTACAAATCACATCCCAAAACGTATCCCCAATTTGGTGCATCGATTATCAAGAAAACCTCATTGTAGTCGGCTGCGCCAATGGAAATTTGGAGTTTTGGGAAGGAACTACTGGTTTGCTCAAG tgTATATTTGACGACGGATCAGGACTTGGAATATCTGCAATTAAGTTTATCGGCAACAGGGTAGTAGCGGCAAAGTTGAACGGatctttagatttttttcaacttgaaatATACAACAGAGGACAGCACATGGACTGGTGTACAACTTCGTACAGAAGAA CACACAACAGAACACGTAGCGCAGGATCGCCTATGGATATGGATAATTTCATCCCTACCGAAGATAATCTGCGCTGTATGAAAATTGGCTCCCATAGAGCACACCAACAGCCCATTACAGTTCTGGACAGCGAAGGCGGTAGAGTTCTTACCGGTAGTCAGGACCATACGCTTAAAGTATATAG GTTAGAAGATCAATTACCCTTGTACACCCTGCACGGTCATTGCGGGCCTATATCGTGCCTCTTCATTGACAGGGTCAGTCCAATGACCTCTGGAAGCGGATCTCAGGATGGGTTGTTGTGCGTGTGGGACTTGCTGACAG TATAG
- the LOC124302594 gene encoding sterol regulatory element-binding protein cleavage-activating protein isoform X1 codes for MSRSLPDRVAGLYYAHGLFCSSHPVAVISLAISVVLLCCYPLVNLPMPGNAPRTIINQTEVPVNGSETPALYVQQVTLRVGVVPWTEDLSLTDAFRGPLYEIFNLLEIIRNYQDPETLKTLGQVCLHVEAVKRRNAKKPDVLPEYNCLVLSPANLWQQSLELFNQDTNLINTIYSYQNLQKSKISLAEIMFGMSLKETGIKRYPIRVRQRVIQYAVTIVLKEHDPRFIKGLKHRLTMYYPLHQSPDKNSSYTLPVDETLHVFYPGEFNYCDFFPLVMTFFALFLYVYFSVRKIELIKSKIGMAFSASITVAASLSMSVGLCFFFGLTLSLSGKEIFPYLVLVVGLENVLVLTKSVVSTPAHLDVKIRVAQGLSKEGWSITKNLLTEVTILTIGLFTFVPAIQEFCIFAIVGLLNDFFLQMVFFSTILAIDIRRTELSSDTSRFHLPNGPSMRRQQFTTFQNKKGNMFRSKSHPRLNGLVSNGPTNVVAPNTQNTPTLVKIPKRLRLVHFWARTRIFQRAFMVWMVVWISMIIYNSGIIEHLIRLSDPSKHEADIDGYTLDRPRTVNNYIEFNTVKPLFTSSSTLPPNHLNDQSPLSNNITEELNKLRPVDFPPWNRLSLYHWSSIHSLYNISLAGEQISILPTIKLAHAVNPQLARQISNPNDIQQFQWQSLATAALDPLDFSDMEVPTRSEGRGFNAPFVPSSPMEIFLAALLCLISVIVVAYTMVVLYRCICSRNYAEWRASWHQQEKSNDSVTQLVMEAVPLVLEGHTQEVECIATDGNTIASVCLAGHIRVWDSISGEQLAHIDRKQFFGNSAKDLNQTIPDSEELMSDYESGSPPSRGEMETANSYGLYSNLSGAQVRKRNEGMSYDVRHSPGSSLDYDYQINEYSPEKQSELMRRSIDSSFNFPDLRSTINTNFSAMKYSPVQKNYEQGFDFGDRYKQLFEEHRKSIDEIQKSEISERLTLPNNRLNNTESISSVNSLGTDKTVQITSQNVSPIWCIDYQENLIVVGCANGNLEFWEGTTGLLKCIFDDGSGLGISAIKFIGNRVVAAKLNGSLDFFQLEIYNRGQHMDWCTTSYRRTHNRTRSAGSPMDMDNFIPTEDNLRCMKIGSHRAHQQPITVLDSEGGRVLTGSQDHTLKVYRLEDQLPLYTLHGHCGPISCLFIDRVSPMTSGSGSQDGLLCVWDLLTGACMYSTQAHDGAVAAITCSASYVISIGTDERLCVWERFQGHLLHALPAHRAAYSPQLVMLTHHLLITSNQGCLVVWDVRTGEAVREVRLGHKDSCIFVKQMLALRDSVVCDFSRQLRIVRFPLVYDKVD; via the exons ATGTCCCGCAGCCTGCCGGACAGAGTGGCAGGGCTTTATTATGCCCACGGCCTATTCTGTTCATCGCATCCCGTTGCCGTAATTTCATTGGCAATATCTGTCGTTTTGCTATGCTG CTATCCTCTCGTGAATCTTCCTATGCCAGGAAATGCTCCCCGAACAATAATAAACCAAACAGAGGTGCCTGTTAACGGTTCGGAAACCCCTGCATTATACGTGCAACAAGTAACATTGAGGGTGGGAGTTGTCCCATGGACCGAAGACCTCAGCTTGACGGATGCATTCAGAGGACCGctttatgaaatatttaatttattggAAATCATTCGAAACTATCAGGACCCAGAAAC acTAAAGACCCTTGGTCAGGTTTGCCTCCACGTCGAGGCTGTGAAACGAAGAAATGCCAAAAAACCAGATGTTCTACCGGAATACAACTGCCTTGTTTTGTCACCTGCAAATCTATGGCAGCAAAGTTTGGAGCTCTTCAATCAGGACACCAATCTTATCAACACTATTTACTCGTATCAG AATCTGCAAAAGAGCAAGATCAGCCTTGCAGAAATAATGTTTGGCATGAGCCTGAAAGAGACCGGAATAAAACGTTATCCTATTCGCGTCAGGCAACGAGTAATTCAATACGCCGTGACAATTGTTCTCAAAGAACACGATCCTCG ATTCATAAAAGGATTGAAACATCGACTAACAATGTACTATCCTCTTCATCAGTCGCcagataaaaattcatcatatACGCTACCAGTTGACGAGACATTGCACGTATTTTATCCTGGTGAATTCAATTACTGCGATTTCTTTCCGCTTGTCATGACATTTTTTGCcttatttttatacgtttatttttCTGTTCGTAAAATCGAGCTGATTAAGTCTAAAATTGGGATGGCGTTCAGTGCGAGTATTACAGTCGCTGCTTCCTTATCAATGAGCGTTGGATTGTGTTTCTTTTTCGGATTGACTCTCAGCCTGAgtggaaaagaaatatttccgtACTTAGTTCTGGTCGTTGGGCTAGAGAACGTACTGGTTCTGACAAAGAGCGTCGTTAGCACACCGGCTCATCTAGACGTGAAAATCCGCGTTGCTCAGGGCTTATCGAAGGAAGGCTGGTCAATAACTAAGAACCTATTAACTGAGGTCACTATCTTGACCATTGGATTATTTACATTCGTTCCGGCCATTCaagaattttgtattttcgcCATTGTCGGATTACTGAACGATTTCTTCCTTCAGatggtatttttttccaccattcTCGCAATAGACATCAGGAGAACCGAGCTGTCAAGCGATACGTCGAGATTTCATTTACCAAATGGTCCATCGATGCGTAGACAACAGTTCACAacatttcaaaacaaaaaaggcAACATGTTTCGCTCCAAATCACATCCAAGATTAAATGGCCTGGTCAGCAACGGCCCGACAAACGTCGTAGCCCCCAACACTCAAAACACTCCAACGCTTGTAAAGATACCAAAACGCTTGAGGCTTGTTCATTTTTGGGCAAGAACAAGgatttttcaaagagcattcATGGTTTGGATGGTAGTTTGGATCAGCATGATCATATACAACTCGGGTATCATTGAACACCTGATTAGATTGAGCGATCCGTCCAAACACGAAGCTGACATTGACGGATATACGCTTGATAGGCCACGGACGGTGAATAATTACATCGAATTCAACACTGTGAAACCTTTATTCACGTCGTCTTCGACACTTCCGCCAAATCATTTGAACGATCag AGTCCGTTATCAAACAATATTACCGAAGAGCTCAACAAGTTACGCCCTGTTGATTTTCCACCCTGGAATCGTTTGTCGTTGTACCACTGGTCGTCGATTCATTCATTGTACAACATATCGCTGGCTGGTGAACAAATATCGATACTTCCTACTATCAAGCTGGCTCATGCTGTAAACCCTCAGCTGGCTAGGCAAATAAGCAATCCAAATGACATACAGCAGTTCCAATGGCAAAGCCTCGCGACAGCTGCTCTTGACCCCTTGGATTTTTCAG ATATGGAAGTACCAACCAGATCTGAAGGACGAGGCTTTAATGCTCCTTTTGTGCCATCTAGTCCgatggaaatatttttggcaGCTTTGCTATGCCTGATCAGTGTAATAGTCGTCGCTTATACAATGGTAGTTCTCTATCGTTGTATTTGCAGCAGGAATTATGCAGAGTGGCGGGCTAGTTGGCACCAGCAAGAGAAGTCAAACGATTCCGTGACTCAACTCGTCATGGAAGCCGTGCCTTTGGTACTGGAAGGTCATACCCAAGAAGTCGAATGTATAGCAACAGACGGAAACACGATAGCCAGTGTATGCTTGGCTGGGCATATCAGAGTTTGGGATTCGATATCGGGAGAACAATTGGCTCACATAGACAGAAAGCAATTTTTCGGTAACTCCGCAAAGGATTTGAATCAGACGATTCCAGACTCTGAGGAGTTAATGTCAGATTACGAGAGCGGTTCCCCTCCATCCAGGGGCGAGATGGAAACTGCTAATTCTTACGGACTGTACTCAAATCTGAGCGGCGCTCAGGTGAGAAAAAGGAACGAGGGCATGTCGTACGACGTTAGGCATTCCCCTGGCTCTTCGCTGGACTACGACTATCAAATAAACGAATATAGTCCAGAAAAGCAGAGTGAGCTTATGCGCAGAAGTATTGACAGTAGCTTTAACTTCCCGGATTTAAGGTCGACCATAAACACCAACTTCTCTGCCATGAAATATTCACCCGTTCAAAAGAATTATGAACAGGGTTTTGACTTTGGCGATCGATATAAGCAACTGTTCGAGGAGCACAGGAAATCAATTGACGAAATTCAGAAGTCCGAAATTTCAGAGCGCCTTACTTTACCCAACAATCGATTGAACAATACTGAATCGATTAGCAGCGTCAATTCATTGGGTACAGATAAAACGGTACAAATCACATCCCAAAACGTATCCCCAATTTGGTGCATCGATTATCAAGAAAACCTCATTGTAGTCGGCTGCGCCAATGGAAATTTGGAGTTTTGGGAAGGAACTACTGGTTTGCTCAAG tgTATATTTGACGACGGATCAGGACTTGGAATATCTGCAATTAAGTTTATCGGCAACAGGGTAGTAGCGGCAAAGTTGAACGGatctttagatttttttcaacttgaaatATACAACAGAGGACAGCACATGGACTGGTGTACAACTTCGTACAGAAGAA CACACAACAGAACACGTAGCGCAGGATCGCCTATGGATATGGATAATTTCATCCCTACCGAAGATAATCTGCGCTGTATGAAAATTGGCTCCCATAGAGCACACCAACAGCCCATTACAGTTCTGGACAGCGAAGGCGGTAGAGTTCTTACCGGTAGTCAGGACCATACGCTTAAAGTATATAG GTTAGAAGATCAATTACCCTTGTACACCCTGCACGGTCATTGCGGGCCTATATCGTGCCTCTTCATTGACAGGGTCAGTCCAATGACCTCTGGAAGCGGATCTCAGGATGGGTTGTTGTGCGTGTGGGACTTGCTGACAG GCGCGTGCATGTACAGCACGCAAGCTCACGACGGAGCCGTCGCAGCTATAACTTGCTCTGCTTCGTATGTAATTAGTATAGGAACCGACGAGAGGCTGTGTGTTTGGGAGAGATTCCAGGGACACTTGTTGCACGCTCTTCCGGCTCACAGGGCTGCCTACAGTCCGCAATTAGTTATGCTGACCCATCACCTGCTCATTACAAGTAACCAG GGATGTTTGGTCGTTTGGGACGTGAGGACAGGAGAGGCCGTAAGAGAAGTGAGACTGGGTCACAAAGACAGTTGCATCTTTGTTAAACAAATGCTGGCGCTGAGAGACAGTGTGGTTTGCGACTTTAGTCGACAGTTAAGGATAGTCAGGTTTCCATTGGTATACGATAAGGTAGACTAA